One Methanobacterium bryantii DNA window includes the following coding sequences:
- the dapB gene encoding 4-hydroxy-tetrahydrodipicolinate reductase: MIKVAVTGAGGRISSKIIKAILEQEDMELAAAIGSPDTPLEGKDVGEVIGVGNIGVPVNGAQKLAEVLNEKKPDVLVDFTRADAAEGTIQTAAECGVNVIVGTTGFSDEQMASIKRSIRENNVNAVISPNMAVGVNVFFKIIKDLARILENFDIEIIEAHHKHKADAPSGTAVKAYEIIADALGKNKDEICVYGRHGMVSKRGEGEIGVHAVRSGDIVGDHTVLFAGEGERIEIIHRAHSRQAFVSGVIKAVRYVVGASKEISDMGDVLGIK, translated from the coding sequence ATGATTAAAGTAGCTGTAACAGGTGCAGGCGGGAGAATAAGCTCTAAAATAATTAAAGCTATACTTGAACAGGAAGATATGGAGCTGGCGGCAGCTATAGGGTCTCCAGATACTCCACTTGAAGGAAAGGATGTAGGTGAAGTAATAGGTGTGGGAAATATTGGCGTTCCAGTAAACGGCGCCCAAAAGCTCGCTGAAGTTTTAAATGAAAAGAAACCCGATGTCCTCGTTGATTTTACTAGGGCTGATGCAGCGGAGGGTACGATCCAAACTGCTGCAGAGTGCGGAGTTAATGTGATTGTAGGTACAACTGGATTTTCAGATGAACAAATGGCATCTATAAAAAGATCCATCAGAGAAAATAATGTTAATGCAGTTATTTCTCCAAATATGGCAGTGGGTGTGAATGTGTTCTTTAAGATCATAAAAGATCTTGCCAGAATCTTAGAAAACTTTGATATTGAGATAATAGAAGCCCACCACAAGCATAAAGCTGATGCACCGTCTGGAACTGCCGTTAAAGCCTATGAAATCATAGCTGATGCACTTGGGAAAAATAAAGATGAAATTTGTGTATATGGTCGGCATGGAATGGTGAGTAAACGAGGAGAAGGAGAAATAGGGGTGCATGCTGTTCGCAGTGGAGATATAGTTGGAGACCACACAGTGCTTTTTGCAGGTGAAGGAGAGCGGATTGAAATTATCCACAGGGCACACAGCAGGCAGGCGTTTGTATCTGGAGTGATTAAAGCGGTGAGGTATGTTGTCGGTGCTTCAAAGGAAATAAGTGATATGGGAGATGTTTTAGGTATAAAATAA
- a CDS encoding DUF169 domain-containing protein — translation MDYNELGKKLNEFLKLENEPVAIKWSVMEPQNIEKESEKSRFCTKLTKAMGGEIFYSTLEEEACMGGARYCGLKDMKEYPANVQSGAFMVPNGLYKDIAAVQRSREYETYINPGIFSAVVFAPLNRAEFDPDVIFMLCSAKQGMEILHANAYDSGKHGMGTDAVPVCSSMAAAPYMTGKVTYGFGDVAARKNMDINHEDIMVSVPGSDLPRIVSNLEEMRTKMFFREE, via the coding sequence ATGGATTATAATGAATTGGGAAAGAAATTAAATGAATTTTTAAAATTGGAAAATGAACCTGTGGCCATAAAATGGTCTGTAATGGAACCCCAAAATATTGAAAAGGAAAGCGAAAAATCAAGATTCTGCACAAAACTTACCAAAGCTATGGGAGGGGAAATATTTTATTCTACCCTTGAAGAAGAAGCGTGTATGGGCGGTGCAAGATATTGCGGACTTAAAGATATGAAAGAATACCCTGCAAATGTGCAAAGCGGAGCATTCATGGTTCCAAATGGCCTGTATAAAGATATTGCTGCAGTACAGCGTTCAAGAGAATATGAAACATACATAAATCCCGGGATTTTCAGTGCAGTTGTTTTTGCCCCTTTAAACAGGGCAGAATTTGATCCAGATGTGATATTCATGCTCTGCAGCGCAAAACAGGGAATGGAAATACTCCACGCAAATGCATATGACTCAGGAAAACATGGGATGGGCACTGACGCAGTTCCTGTATGTAGTTCAATGGCTGCAGCACCTTACATGACTGGTAAAGTCACTTACGGGTTCGGCGACGTTGCAGCAAGGAAAAATATGGACATTAATCATGAAGATATAATGGTCAGTGTTCCTGGAAGTGACCTGCCCCGTATAGTTTCTAATCTGGAGGAGATGAGAACTAAAATGTTTTTTAGGGAAGAATAA
- a CDS encoding MFS transporter, whose amino-acid sequence MNYESQYNLAKDKIIMIMAGLMVGLLVAAFDYSIMATAMPKVINSLQGMEYYVWPFTFYMLTSTIAIIIFGKLSDIYGRKHVLIAGIIIFVVTSVMCGFATSMLELIIFRGLQGIGGGILISLPFIVVGEIFAPRERAKYMGILASVFGLADVLGPILGGVITDAVGWRGVFFVNVPVGIAAVALILYSLPNFKLGGVKKVIDYGGIITFTLALSSLFLAVTFTGDLNKYPLVEIAGLLVFSGIMFILFISAEKRAAEAILPLRLFKNSIFSVSAVESFLASALMFSGVIYVPLFAQGVLGMSATNAGFLMILMSLSLTMASIITGQIISVTGKYKHLVIAEFVITGIGVVLLATMNASTSPYQLVAYSTILGIGSGMAYNIFNVAVQNAFTLRDIGIITASMRFFRNIGTIIFVPVFGFIMNFTLEITVTLGKTQALVLSIQNIFLAAIVLAFAGLIIAFLLKEIPLSGDTPVTQEEVHGECIEKVK is encoded by the coding sequence ATGAATTATGAAAGCCAGTATAACCTTGCTAAAGATAAAATAATTATGATTATGGCAGGATTAATGGTAGGCCTCCTTGTAGCTGCCTTTGATTATTCAATCATGGCCACAGCTATGCCAAAAGTTATTAACAGTCTGCAGGGCATGGAATATTATGTGTGGCCCTTTACATTTTACATGTTAACATCCACCATTGCAATAATCATTTTTGGTAAATTATCAGATATTTACGGCAGAAAACATGTTTTAATCGCAGGAATTATCATATTTGTCGTAACTTCGGTTATGTGTGGTTTTGCAACCAGCATGCTGGAACTGATTATATTCAGGGGGCTTCAGGGAATTGGAGGCGGAATTTTGATATCACTCCCATTTATTGTGGTTGGAGAAATTTTCGCTCCGAGGGAAAGGGCCAAATATATGGGAATACTCGCATCAGTATTTGGACTTGCAGATGTTCTGGGGCCGATTCTTGGGGGCGTAATTACAGATGCTGTTGGATGGAGAGGAGTGTTCTTTGTAAATGTCCCTGTTGGGATTGCGGCTGTAGCATTGATTCTTTATTCACTTCCAAATTTCAAACTGGGCGGTGTTAAAAAAGTCATTGATTATGGGGGAATAATTACATTTACATTAGCTTTAAGTTCGCTGTTCCTGGCAGTGACATTTACAGGAGATCTAAATAAATACCCATTAGTTGAGATAGCCGGACTTCTTGTATTTTCGGGGATTATGTTTATATTGTTCATTTCTGCTGAAAAAAGAGCTGCAGAGGCTATTTTACCATTGAGATTATTCAAAAATTCAATATTCAGTGTTTCAGCAGTAGAAAGCTTTTTAGCAAGTGCACTGATGTTTTCAGGGGTAATTTACGTCCCTTTATTTGCGCAGGGTGTTTTAGGAATGAGCGCTACAAACGCAGGGTTCCTAATGATCCTCATGTCACTAAGCCTTACAATGGCATCAATAATTACTGGACAAATTATATCAGTGACAGGGAAATATAAACATCTTGTAATTGCTGAATTTGTTATAACTGGAATAGGGGTCGTGCTTCTTGCTACAATGAATGCCAGTACGTCTCCTTACCAACTGGTTGCATATTCGACAATTCTCGGTATTGGTTCTGGAATGGCATATAACATATTCAATGTGGCGGTGCAGAACGCATTTACACTACGGGATATAGGTATTATAACAGCTTCAATGCGGTTTTTCAGGAACATAGGTACTATAATATTTGTTCCAGTATTTGGGTTTATAATGAATTTCACTTTAGAAATTACAGTTACATTGGGCAAAACTCAAGCTTTAGTACTTTCTATACAGAATATTTTCCTTGCAGCCATAGTGCTGGCATTTGCAGGGTTGATTATCGCATTCTTACTTAAAGAAATACCTTTAAGTGGAGATACACCTGTAACTCAAGAAGAAGTTCATGGCGAGTGTATAGAAAAAGTAAAATAA
- a CDS encoding TetR/AcrR family transcriptional regulator: protein MSLAKWKEREREQRQNDIIDAARKLLIDRDFDEVSMDEIAREVGLGKSTLYLYFKNKESLYFAIVLRGIRIWDKMIKEGVEKGNTGLEKFIAYGNANREFSTKYPDYFRLLYSPTSIKKQFDMDKMNSSEEFQEVRGLFKEIMSVGIDSIQKGIEDGEIRQDIDPVEAAILLSVIFNGKVNMGDWAKEMLENRGINEEKFNSDIGDLFLHMLKK from the coding sequence ATGTCACTTGCAAAATGGAAGGAAAGAGAAAGAGAACAGCGCCAAAATGATATTATCGACGCTGCTCGGAAATTATTAATCGACAGGGACTTTGATGAAGTTTCTATGGACGAAATAGCAAGAGAAGTGGGGCTTGGCAAAAGCACGCTTTACCTTTATTTTAAAAATAAAGAATCGCTGTACTTTGCCATAGTCTTACGCGGAATCCGAATCTGGGATAAAATGATTAAAGAAGGAGTTGAAAAAGGAAATACTGGTTTAGAAAAGTTTATAGCATATGGAAATGCAAACAGGGAGTTTTCTACTAAGTACCCTGATTACTTCAGGCTGTTGTACTCCCCCACATCAATTAAAAAACAGTTTGATATGGACAAAATGAACAGCAGTGAAGAATTCCAGGAAGTAAGGGGGCTATTTAAAGAAATAATGTCTGTAGGAATAGATTCCATACAAAAAGGTATAGAAGACGGTGAAATCAGGCAGGACATAGACCCTGTGGAAGCTGCAATTCTTTTATCTGTGATCTTCAACGGTAAGGTGAACATGGGCGACTGGGCTAAAGAGATGCTTGAAAACAGGGGAATCAACGAAGAGAAATTTAATAGTGATATAGGTGATTTGTTTCTCCACATGCTAAAGAAATAA